One stretch of Natronobacterium gregoryi SP2 DNA includes these proteins:
- a CDS encoding type IV pilin, producing the protein MFELEYTFGSGESSNERAVSPVIGVILMVAITVILAAVIATFVLGIGDDMQQDPQAGVNIDDASEEEVMVSVTSLGNADGVALVDATDGEVLFDNKDFDGQVDAFTVTPDEATLEATGTEVTVELDADSDGERVSVNVVAYLGDGIDADDDEPPLSEQAEASATIGSFEVLDPDED; encoded by the coding sequence ATGTTCGAACTCGAGTACACATTTGGAAGCGGCGAATCGTCAAACGAACGCGCTGTCTCACCAGTTATAGGCGTAATACTGATGGTTGCGATTACTGTGATTCTCGCCGCGGTGATCGCGACCTTCGTTCTCGGAATTGGCGACGATATGCAGCAAGACCCACAGGCTGGTGTCAACATTGACGACGCTAGTGAAGAGGAAGTGATGGTTTCAGTAACTTCCCTTGGGAATGCTGACGGAGTTGCGCTAGTGGACGCAACCGATGGAGAGGTGCTGTTTGATAACAAAGATTTTGACGGTCAGGTCGATGCGTTTACAGTCACACCCGATGAAGCGACATTAGAGGCCACCGGGACTGAGGTGACTGTTGAGCTAGACGCTGACAGTGATGGGGAACGTGTCAGCGTAAATGTCGTTGCATACCTTGGAGATGGAATTGATGCAGATGACGACGAACCTCCGCTAAGTGAGCAGGCAGAAGCTTCCGCAACAATCGGTAGCTTTGAGGTCTTAGACCCAGACGAAGACTAA
- a CDS encoding helix-turn-helix domain-containing protein, which produces MSVRKEDRSTKESDGQRKLRAEIGITTGDCRCPLEKIDSSSLISHKILNDTCHILVSEEPGESCPKQVETQLSSHCLCTAFIDHNCVPIPETAHDDYVVISTYLSDRSVLKSVISDLREIADDVSLKRLSTPGDSATSDLRSVDLSLLTRCEQHTLTVAIESGYYCSPRKISFDELSSELEVSKSTLSQRLSAAESKLLLDLLEH; this is translated from the coding sequence ATGAGCGTCAGGAAAGAGGATCGATCTACCAAGGAAAGCGACGGGCAGCGAAAACTCCGTGCCGAGATCGGGATCACCACTGGAGATTGCCGCTGCCCGTTAGAAAAAATCGACAGCAGTTCTCTCATCTCACACAAGATCCTGAACGACACGTGCCACATACTCGTATCGGAGGAGCCGGGCGAATCGTGCCCGAAACAGGTCGAGACGCAGTTGTCCTCTCACTGTCTCTGCACTGCGTTTATCGATCACAACTGCGTTCCGATTCCGGAAACAGCCCACGACGACTACGTCGTCATCTCGACGTATCTCTCCGATCGGAGCGTGTTGAAGAGCGTCATCAGCGACCTGCGAGAGATCGCAGACGACGTCTCACTGAAACGACTCTCGACTCCCGGTGACAGCGCGACGAGTGATCTCAGATCGGTCGACCTGTCGCTGTTGACCCGCTGTGAACAGCACACTCTGACCGTCGCGATCGAATCCGGCTACTACTGCTCCCCCCGAAAGATCAGTTTCGACGAACTGTCCTCAGAACTCGAGGTTTCCAAGTCGACACTCTCACAGCGACTCAGTGCCGCGGAATCGAAACTGCTGCTGGATCTGCTTGAGCACTAG
- a CDS encoding 4Fe-4S ferredoxin N-terminal domain-containing protein yields MDDESDEESTGEDVDGIDPAIWEETADEILDSGPYDAELGKRMSRDAVRVTLGHLSEEEFYEKYHDDVIAEFGIDERPIEEDDTHE; encoded by the coding sequence ATGGACGACGAATCCGATGAGGAGTCGACCGGTGAGGACGTCGACGGGATCGATCCCGCAATATGGGAAGAAACCGCCGACGAGATACTTGATTCAGGGCCTTACGATGCGGAACTCGGGAAGCGGATGAGTCGAGACGCCGTTCGAGTGACTCTCGGACACCTGTCCGAAGAGGAGTTTTACGAAAAGTACCACGACGACGTGATCGCCGAATTCGGCATCGACGAACGACCAATAGAGGAAGACGATACACATGAGTAA
- a CDS encoding molybdopterin-containing oxidoreductase family protein — translation MSNNDENGLSRRSVLLSAGATAGVLGYGGTNVLRSLGEGEEVHDVERFLDENTVVSGYCSPNCRGHCPLDIHVRDGQIRKVEPQVPEREEFRRACTLGQSHVHRTYNPNRLKYPMVRSDWSPDDPNPEGRGPDAEFEQVTWDEALDYVADGMERVRDEYAPESVYFELGSGGSGINGTIFSRLANLFGGTMKSWSIDINVGLGFRRITGDGYFNTPTNMRTDIKNANTIIIWGGNVFRSRLNPDARFLLDAIENGAKVVAIDPVYNQTTAKADLWLPIEPGKDIHLAMAMIHAVLEEGLEDREFLRERTLAPALVRSDTDELLKTGDVFEDGDDETPVAIDEETGEPVALEPETHGEYALFGEYEVDGYDVTTGLTEIEAAVADYSPEAVEETVGVDAGNVRQTVRWLTSRGPGGVMTGLGVDRYVYGHIFGQAYAILLALTGDYGRSGSITGGRFAGSGFASDYGTVEGSPGARSLQQKGILSAMEGDEDPPIKMMYAQSSNFVANQMPDRQRWLDALENLDLVAVADIHHTPNVQYSDIALPASHWTEREDVTGAGEHPHVMYREPAHEPLWDSRSDNWMLAGLAERLGYGEHFTRERTELLREILDAEDRFTFEELQEKGTVHVETDEVVFTDEFNTPTGRLEIYDEDAPSEGDISLEVPVPMEDRTADDHELADEYPLVFMQGHSRWRIHSQWAENPAVREINPEPQLDINPKDAKERGIEDGDYVRVHNERGEMVVKAKYNDGYRPGLVNTDQGWWGDDFVAGHLNDLTHTEVSDAIENFAFYDTRVEVEPAPEVDTSRYDDPEPTEWLEERPAGGDD, via the coding sequence ATGAGTAACAACGACGAAAACGGCTTGAGCAGGCGTTCCGTGCTGTTATCCGCCGGCGCAACAGCCGGTGTGCTGGGGTACGGTGGAACGAACGTCCTCCGCTCGCTCGGAGAGGGCGAGGAGGTCCACGACGTCGAGCGGTTCCTCGACGAGAACACGGTGGTAAGTGGCTACTGTTCCCCGAACTGTCGGGGCCACTGTCCACTCGACATTCACGTCAGAGACGGCCAGATCAGGAAAGTCGAACCGCAGGTCCCCGAACGGGAGGAGTTCAGGCGCGCGTGTACGCTCGGACAGAGCCACGTCCACCGAACCTACAATCCGAATCGGCTGAAGTACCCGATGGTCCGCAGTGACTGGTCGCCGGACGATCCGAACCCAGAGGGACGCGGACCCGACGCGGAGTTCGAGCAGGTCACGTGGGACGAGGCGCTCGATTACGTCGCCGACGGGATGGAGCGCGTCCGCGACGAGTACGCGCCGGAGAGCGTCTACTTCGAACTCGGGTCCGGCGGGAGCGGTATCAACGGAACAATCTTCTCACGGCTCGCCAACCTGTTTGGCGGGACGATGAAGTCGTGGTCGATCGACATCAACGTCGGACTCGGGTTCCGCCGGATCACGGGCGACGGCTACTTCAACACGCCCACGAACATGCGGACCGACATCAAAAACGCCAACACGATCATCATCTGGGGCGGGAACGTGTTCCGGAGTCGGCTCAACCCCGACGCCCGGTTCCTCCTCGATGCGATCGAAAACGGCGCGAAAGTCGTCGCCATCGACCCCGTCTACAACCAGACGACGGCGAAAGCCGATCTCTGGCTCCCGATCGAGCCGGGCAAAGACATCCACCTCGCGATGGCGATGATCCATGCCGTCCTCGAGGAAGGTCTCGAGGATCGGGAGTTCCTGCGCGAGCGGACCCTTGCCCCAGCGCTCGTCCGCTCCGACACTGACGAACTCCTCAAGACTGGCGATGTCTTCGAGGACGGCGACGACGAGACGCCGGTCGCGATCGACGAGGAGACCGGCGAACCGGTCGCCCTCGAGCCCGAGACCCACGGCGAGTACGCGCTCTTCGGCGAGTACGAGGTCGACGGCTACGACGTGACGACCGGCCTCACCGAGATCGAGGCTGCCGTCGCCGACTACTCGCCCGAAGCCGTCGAGGAGACGGTTGGCGTCGACGCAGGGAACGTTCGACAGACCGTCCGCTGGCTCACGTCGCGTGGCCCGGGCGGTGTGATGACCGGACTGGGCGTCGACCGCTACGTCTACGGCCACATCTTCGGTCAGGCGTACGCGATCCTGCTCGCACTGACTGGCGATTACGGTCGAAGCGGTTCGATCACCGGCGGACGGTTCGCTGGCTCCGGGTTCGCCAGCGATTACGGTACGGTCGAGGGGAGCCCGGGTGCGCGCAGCCTTCAGCAGAAAGGCATCCTGTCGGCGATGGAAGGTGACGAGGACCCGCCGATCAAGATGATGTACGCTCAGTCGTCGAACTTCGTCGCCAACCAGATGCCGGATCGCCAGCGCTGGCTCGATGCACTCGAGAATCTCGATCTCGTCGCTGTCGCCGACATCCACCACACGCCGAACGTCCAGTACTCCGACATCGCGTTGCCGGCCTCTCACTGGACCGAGCGCGAAGATGTCACTGGCGCAGGCGAACATCCGCACGTGATGTACCGCGAGCCGGCCCACGAACCGCTCTGGGACTCCAGAAGCGACAACTGGATGCTCGCCGGACTCGCCGAGCGACTCGGCTACGGCGAGCACTTCACACGGGAACGAACCGAGCTGCTCCGGGAGATTCTCGACGCCGAGGACCGATTCACCTTCGAAGAACTGCAGGAGAAGGGGACGGTCCACGTCGAAACCGACGAGGTCGTCTTCACCGACGAGTTCAACACGCCGACCGGCCGCCTCGAGATCTACGACGAGGACGCTCCGTCCGAGGGAGACATCTCACTCGAGGTGCCGGTGCCGATGGAGGACCGAACGGCCGACGATCACGAACTCGCGGACGAGTATCCATTGGTGTTCATGCAGGGTCACTCGCGATGGCGTATCCACTCCCAGTGGGCCGAGAATCCGGCCGTCCGAGAGATCAACCCCGAACCGCAACTCGACATCAATCCGAAGGACGCGAAAGAACGGGGCATCGAGGACGGCGACTACGTCCGCGTTCACAACGAACGCGGTGAGATGGTCGTGAAAGCGAAGTACAACGACGGCTACCGGCCAGGGCTCGTGAACACGGATCAGGGCTGGTGGGGCGACGACTTCGTCGCCGGCCACCTCAACGACCTCACGCACACGGAGGTCAGCGACGCGATCGAGAACTTCGCGTTCTACGACACCCGCGTCGAGGTCGAGCCCGCCCCGGAAGTCGACACGAGCAGATACGACGACCCAGAGCCGACGGAGTGGCTCGAGGAACGTCCAGCTGGAGGTGACGACTGA
- the dsrO gene encoding sulfate reduction electron transfer complex DsrMKJOP subunit DsrO, with protein sequence MVNYGMVIDQERCIGCHACAVACKDENNVSMGNAWNRILTVGGDAMDTPAGKFPEDGGDGTLSMDYQPTACQHCQNAPCVKVCPVNATYKRDDGIVEIDYDKCIGCRYCMSACPYNARVFNYDEPETVPPDGTGNVEQREQGVVEKCTFCSHRLDEGLDPACTIACPSSARIFGDLDDPESTVSRYVNQYDTDRLLEELDTDPNTHYVNGEMTPGRNHLGDEMESELEDPPRRREEITYEAPGGGDAEEESGGDD encoded by the coding sequence ATGGTAAACTACGGGATGGTGATCGATCAGGAACGGTGTATCGGCTGTCACGCCTGCGCCGTGGCCTGCAAGGACGAGAACAACGTCTCGATGGGGAACGCCTGGAATCGAATCCTGACCGTCGGCGGCGACGCGATGGACACGCCGGCAGGTAAGTTCCCGGAAGACGGTGGTGACGGGACGCTGTCGATGGACTACCAGCCGACGGCGTGTCAACACTGCCAGAACGCACCCTGCGTGAAGGTGTGCCCGGTCAACGCCACCTACAAGCGCGACGACGGCATCGTCGAGATCGACTACGACAAGTGTATTGGCTGTCGCTACTGTATGAGCGCCTGTCCGTACAACGCTCGCGTGTTCAACTACGACGAACCCGAGACCGTCCCGCCGGACGGCACGGGCAACGTCGAACAGCGCGAGCAAGGCGTCGTCGAGAAGTGTACCTTCTGTAGCCACCGCCTCGACGAGGGGCTGGACCCGGCCTGTACGATCGCGTGTCCGTCGAGTGCCCGCATCTTCGGCGATCTCGACGATCCGGAGAGCACCGTCTCCCGGTACGTCAACCAGTACGACACAGACCGACTGCTCGAGGAACTCGACACCGATCCGAACACCCACTACGTCAACGGGGAGATGACGCCCGGCAGAAACCACCTGGGTGACGAGATGGAAAGCGAACTCGAGGACCCGCCACGACGCCGCGAGGAAATCACGTACGAGGCGCCCGGTGGCGGAGACGCTGAAGAGGAA